A genome region from bacterium SCSIO 12844 includes the following:
- a CDS encoding LapA family protein, whose translation MKYLWWLFLIIVLVIIIAFSILNAHVVLLNYFFGEITLPLVIIILIAFVIGAILGILVGYCKGRCARKSKHKTKDTKSKL comes from the coding sequence ATGAAATATCTGTGGTGGCTTTTTTTAATTATCGTATTGGTTATTATTATCGCATTTTCAATTTTAAATGCGCATGTTGTATTATTAAATTATTTCTTTGGAGAAATTACTTTACCTTTGGTGATAATTATTTTAATTGCATTTGTCATTGGCGCTATATTGGGTATACTAGTAGGCTATTGTAAAGGTAGGTGTGCTAGGAAAAGTAAGCACAAAACTAAAGATACAAAGAGTAAATTATAA
- the galU gene encoding UTP--glucose-1-phosphate uridylyltransferase GalU, giving the protein MIKKAVFPVAGLGTRFLPATKALPKEMLTVVDKPLIEYAVKEAIDAGIKELIFVTSIYKRSIEDYFDKNFELETKLLEKNKLEFLEQVQSMLPKDVTCVYIRQTEALGLGHAVNCASPLVGNEPFAVLLADDLIESRGVGCLKQMVEAYEYHKCGVIAVQPIEKEETVNYGMVSLRDDDLSIEHLVEKPKPEDAPSDLGIVGRYILPADIFYHLSKQNKGAGGEIQLTDAIEQLALTQRLIAHRFDGRRYDCGDKLGFLIANFEYTRKHSEFGDLFESYVRQALNIS; this is encoded by the coding sequence ATGATTAAAAAGGCTGTTTTTCCGGTTGCGGGATTAGGTACGCGATTTCTGCCTGCTACAAAGGCACTTCCAAAGGAAATGTTAACGGTTGTTGATAAGCCATTAATTGAGTATGCAGTCAAAGAAGCAATTGATGCCGGCATTAAGGAATTAATTTTTGTTACATCGATTTATAAGCGCTCCATTGAAGATTATTTTGATAAAAACTTTGAACTAGAAACAAAATTATTAGAAAAAAATAAGCTAGAATTTTTAGAGCAAGTTCAGTCAATGCTGCCAAAAGATGTTACTTGTGTCTATATCAGACAAACTGAAGCTTTAGGCTTAGGCCATGCGGTTAATTGTGCAAGTCCATTAGTTGGCAATGAGCCATTTGCTGTGTTATTGGCAGATGATTTAATTGAATCAAGAGGTGTTGGCTGTCTAAAGCAAATGGTTGAAGCTTATGAATATCATAAATGTGGTGTTATAGCTGTACAGCCGATAGAAAAAGAAGAGACTGTTAATTATGGTATGGTTTCTTTGCGCGATGATGATTTATCGATTGAACATTTGGTTGAAAAACCTAAGCCAGAAGATGCGCCAAGTGATTTAGGCATTGTTGGACGTTATATTTTACCTGCGGATATTTTTTATCATTTAAGTAAGCAAAATAAAGGCGCTGGTGGAGAAATTCAATTAACCGATGCCATTGAGCAACTGGCTCTAACGCAACGATTAATTGCGCATCGTTTTGATGGTCGACGCTATGACTGTGGTGATAAACTTGGGTTTTTAATTGCAAATTTTGAATATACGCGTAAGCACTCTGAATTCGGTGATTTATTCGAAAGCTATGTTCGCCAAGCACTTAATATAAGCTAA
- the tsaD gene encoding tRNA (adenosine(37)-N6)-threonylcarbamoyltransferase complex transferase subunit TsaD — protein MIVLAIETSCDETGLALYDTNKDQLIDHILYTQAKMHAEYGGVVPELASRDHVKKLLPLLKQLLKNNHLDKSVIDAIAYTKGPGLIGALMVGAAFAKSLAYALKVPAIGIHHLEGHLMASKLEDDKPEYPFVALLVSGGHTQLIAVKSFGHYQLLGESIDDAAGEAFDKTAKLLGLDYPGGALLAKLAESGRKGIFHLPRPMTDRPGLDFSFSGLKTAVLNAWQNSDQSQQTKADLAYAFEEAVVDTILIKSKRAINATGFKRLVIAGGVGANQRLRNGFESLSNKLKIKTYFPKIEYCTDNGAMIAVAGALRLLNNQVDDNYQVAVKPRWWLTEIT, from the coding sequence ATGATTGTTCTTGCTATTGAGACATCCTGTGATGAAACAGGGTTAGCACTTTATGATACGAATAAAGATCAGTTAATTGACCATATTCTTTATACTCAAGCAAAAATGCATGCAGAATATGGTGGTGTGGTACCTGAATTAGCATCTCGAGATCATGTCAAAAAACTTTTACCATTGTTAAAGCAACTACTTAAAAATAATCACCTAGATAAATCAGTGATTGATGCAATTGCCTATACGAAGGGCCCAGGATTAATTGGTGCATTAATGGTGGGTGCTGCATTTGCTAAATCGCTGGCTTATGCCTTAAAAGTGCCTGCTATTGGTATTCATCACCTAGAAGGGCATTTAATGGCATCAAAGCTTGAAGATGATAAACCAGAGTATCCATTTGTGGCATTATTAGTCTCTGGCGGACATACGCAATTAATTGCAGTTAAATCCTTTGGCCACTATCAATTATTAGGTGAATCCATTGATGATGCTGCAGGTGAAGCGTTTGATAAAACAGCTAAATTATTAGGGTTGGACTACCCAGGTGGGGCATTATTAGCAAAACTTGCTGAATCGGGTCGCAAAGGTATATTTCATCTGCCACGGCCGATGACAGATCGCCCAGGGTTAGATTTTAGTTTTAGTGGCCTTAAAACAGCCGTTTTAAATGCTTGGCAGAATTCAGATCAATCTCAACAAACTAAAGCTGATTTAGCCTATGCATTTGAGGAAGCTGTTGTTGATACGATTTTAATTAAATCAAAAAGAGCGATTAATGCAACAGGCTTTAAGCGATTAGTTATAGCAGGTGGTGTTGGCGCAAATCAAAGATTAAGAAATGGTTTTGAGTCATTAAGTAATAAGCTAAAAATTAAAACCTATTTCCCTAAAATTGAATACTGTACTGATAATGGTGCAATGATTGCAGTTGCAGGCGCTCTACGCCTTTTAAATAATCAAGTTGATGATAATTACCAAGTGGCGGTAAAACCACGCTGGTGGCTAACAGAAATTACTTAA